A genomic region of Zea mays cultivar B73 chromosome 6, Zm-B73-REFERENCE-NAM-5.0, whole genome shotgun sequence contains the following coding sequences:
- the LOC103645719 gene encoding uncharacterized protein, whose translation MRTRRVQAASMGISESRQKQVYLISLINKGRVVAKGKLVTTDSQREILGAKLGPEYCGVLVEGLENIELGNITNEEVPRPSNQIRTLIDAIGYVIPWPITHVKQARSSSCTRNKLVPAARGQS comes from the exons ATG AGAACTCGAAGGGTTCAAGCTGCCAGCATGGGCATATCAGAATCA AGACAAAAGCAAGTCTACCTTATTTCACTGATAAACAAAGGCAGAGTTGTGGCCAAAGGGAAGTTAGTGACTACAGATAGCCAAAGAGAAATATTAGGAGCAAAGCTTGGACCAGAATATTGTGGGGTTCTTGTTGAAGGCCTTGAAAATATTGAACTTGGCAATATTACAAATGAGGAGGTACCTAGACCATCTAATCAGATTCGTACACTAATTGATGCTATTGGCTATGTTATTCCTTGGCCAATTACACAT GTGAAGCAAGCTAGAAGCTCATCTTGTACCCGCAACAAGTTGGTACCTGCAGCACGTGGACAAAGCTAG